Proteins encoded within one genomic window of Felis catus isolate Fca126 chromosome C1, F.catus_Fca126_mat1.0, whole genome shotgun sequence:
- the ELOA gene encoding elongin-A, with amino-acid sequence MHGGRSCGPRTRREPSSGEEAAPVTAMAAESALQVVEKLQARLAANPDPKKLLKYLKKLSTLPITVDILAETGVGKTVNSLRKHEHVGSFARDLVAQWKKLVPVERNSEPDEQDFEKSNSRKRPRDAVQKEEIEGDYQENWKASSSQSYSPDHRQKKHRKLSEPERTHKVSHVQERRDERKRCHRVSPVYSSDHESSDYGHVQSPPSSASPHQMSTDHYRSPEEDHEPFVPHQKPGKGHSNAFQDRLGVSQDRHLGDPQGKGVVSQNKEHRSSYKEKRPVDARGDGKASLSREKSHKSVSKEENRRPLSGDSTKEKPPSSVKKEKEKEGSTKKKFLPPLEVASDNHLKNKPKHRDPEKTKSDKNKQSLDSLDVGKGAGDPLPKVKERGSNNLKTSEGKVKTSHSDRKSVGSLPKVEEADMDDEFEQPTMSFESYLSYDQPRKKKKKIVKASATTLGEKGLKKTDSKSTNKNLDSVQKLPKVNENKSEKLQPAGADSAKLKKVPADALPVLPDLPLPVIQANYRPLPTLELMSSFPPKRKALSSPQEEEEAGFTGRRMNSKMQVYSGSKCAYLPKMMTLHQQCIRVLKNNIDSIFEVGGVPYSVLEPVLERCTPDQLYRIEECNHVLIEETDQLWKVHCHRDFKEERPEEYESWREMYLRLQDAREQRLRVLTKNIRSAHANKPKGRQAKMAFVNSVAKPPRDVRRRQEKFGTGGAAVPEKIRIKPAPYPTGNSHTPSGSGSNSFSASPEEPAYDGPSTSGAHLAPVLSTVSYDPRKPTVKKIAPMMAKTIKAFKNRFSRR; translated from the exons CTTGCG GAGACCGGGGTTGGGAAAACAGTAAATAGCTTACGAAAACATGAGCATGTCGGAAGCTTTGCCAGGGACCTAGTGGCCCAGTGGAAGAAGCTGGTTCCTGTGGAGCG aaACTCCGAGCCTGATGAACAGGACTTTGAGAAGAGCAATTCCCGGAAGCGCCCCAGGGATGCTGTTCAGAAGGAGGAGATAGAGGGGGACTACCAGGAAAACTGGAAAGCCTCCAGTAGCCAATCCTATAGTCCTGACCACAGGcagaaaaaacacaggaaactcTCGGAACCTGAGAGAACTCACAAAGTGTCTCACGTTCAAGAGAGGAGAGACGAGAGAAAGAGGTGCCATAGAGTTTCCCCCGTTTACTCTTCGGACCACGAATCTTCTGATTATGGCCATGTTCAGTCCCCTCCGTCATCTGCCAGTCCCCATCAAATGTCCACAGACCATTACAGATCCCCGGAGGAAGATCATGAGCCCTTTGTCCCACATCAGAAGCCTGGGAAAGGCCACAGTAATGCCTTTCAGGACAGACTGGGGGTCAGTCAGGACCGACACCTGGGGGATCCCCAGGGGAAAGGGGTTGTGAGTCAGAACAAGGAGCACAGATCTTCTTACAAGGAAAAACGTCCAGTGGATGCCAGGGGAGACGGGAAGGCGTCTTTGAGCAGAGAGAAATCACACAAGTCTGTCTCCAAAGAGGAAAACCGAAGGCCGCTCTCAGGGGATAGCACGAAGGAGAAACCACCCTCTAGtgtcaagaaagagaaggagaaagagggcagCACCAAGAAGAAGTTTTTACCCCCCTTGGAAGTTGCTTCAGACAACCACCTTAAAAACAAGCCAAagcacagagacccagagaaaacCAAATCGGACAAAAATAAGCAGAGTCTAGACAGCTTAGATGTAGGAAAGGGGGCGGGAGACCCGCTGCCCAAGGTGAAAGAGAGGGGTTCCAACAACCTAAAAACTTCAGAAGGGAAGGTAAAAACTTCTCATTCAGATAGAAAGTCAGTGGGCTCCCTCCCTAAGGTTGAGGAGGCAGATATGGATGATGAATTTGAGCAGCCCACTATGTCTTTTGAGTCCTACCTCAGCTACGACCAGCCccggaagaaaaagaaaaagattgtgaAAGCCTCAGCCACGACTCTTGGAgaaaaaggacttaaaaaaacTGATTCGAAAAGCACTAATAAAAACTTGGACTCCGTTCAGAAATTACCTAAGGTAAATGAAAACAAGTCCGAGAAGCTTCAGCCAGCTGGAGCCGATTCAGCCAAGCTGAAAAAG GTCCCCGCTGATGCATTGCCCGTGTTGCCAGACCTCCCGTTACCCGTGATCCAGGCCAATTACCGGCCGCTTCCTACCCTGGAATTGATGTCCTCCTTCCCACCAAAGCGAAAAG CACTGTCTTCAccccaggaagaggaagaagctggATTCACCGGACGGAGAATGAATTCCAAGATGCAGGTGTATTCTGGCTCCAAGTGTGCCTATCTCCCCAAAATGATGACCTTGCACCAGCAGTGCATCCGGGTACTTAAAAACAACATCGATT CGATCTTTGAAGTGGGAGGCGTCCCGTATTCTGTCCTCGAACCCGTTTTGGAGAGGTGTACGCCTGATCAACTGTACCGCATAGAGGAATGCAATCAC GTATTAATTGAGGAAACAGATCAATTATGGAAAGTTCATTGTCACCGAGACTTTAAGGAAGAAAGGCCGGAAGAGTATGAGTCGTGGCGGGAGATGTACCTGCGGCTTCAGGATGCCCGGGAGCAGCGGCTACGAGTACTGACAAAGAATATCAGATCTGCACATGCCAATAAGCCCAAAG GCCGGCAGGCAAAGATGGCCTTTGTCAACTCTGTGGCCAAGCCCCCTCGTGATGTTCGGCGGAGACAGGAGAAGTTTGGAACCGGAGGAGCAGCTGTGCCTGAGAAAATTAG GATTAAGCCGGCCCCATACCCCACAGGAAACAGCCACACTCCCTCCGGCAGTGGCAGCAACAGCTTCAGCGCCAGCCCCGAGGAGCCCGCCTATGATGGTCCGAGCACCAGCGGTGCCCACTTGGCTCCCGTGCTCAGCACTGTTTCCTATGATCCTAGGAAACCGACTGTGAAAA AAATCGCCCCAATGATGGCCAAGACGATTAAAGCTTTCAAGAACAGGTTTTCCCGACGATAA